A genomic window from Agreia sp. COWG includes:
- a CDS encoding Rv2175c family DNA-binding protein, translated as MSENTPSRTWLTIPDVADQLATTPGRVRKMIEEHSLLAIRREKVLVIPSVFLRDDEPLPELRGTVVVLQDSGFSPDESMQWLLEVEESLGVAPIDALLAGRKAEVRRVAQALA; from the coding sequence GTGAGTGAAAACACCCCAAGCAGAACCTGGCTGACCATTCCGGACGTCGCAGACCAGCTCGCGACGACTCCCGGTCGTGTTCGCAAAATGATCGAGGAGCACTCGCTCCTCGCAATCCGTCGCGAGAAGGTGCTCGTCATTCCGAGCGTGTTCCTCAGGGACGATGAGCCGCTGCCGGAGCTACGAGGCACCGTGGTCGTGTTACAGGATTCCGGCTTCTCGCCGGACGAGTCGATGCAGTGGCTTCTCGAAGTCGAGGAGTCCCTGGGCGTCGCCCCCATCGATGCTCTTCTCGCTGGACGCAAGGCCGAGGTCCGCAGAGTGGCGCAGGCACTCGCCTGA
- a CDS encoding polyprenyl synthetase family protein, which produces MTQSPHLVNQVDTEIAEFLASREPILASIGDELTSFTNFSRYLLSGGKRFRARFCIAGWSATAEAGSRAEENALVRLSAALEVFHAAALVHDDIIDKSDTRRGMPAAHRRFASLHVDGGYVGDPDAFGSASAILMGDLLLGWSDELVDSALDSLSSREAATLTRAEFNRMRTEVTLGQYLDILEENAWPTVPETDTLARAERVMTYKSAKYSVEAPLALGALLGGATAAQLDSLRAFGLPLGLAFQLRDDVLGVFGDTEVTGKPSGDDLREGKRTVLVALARQTMTPDERAHFDGALGNPALTGDQIVSLQQIIRSSGALDRAESTIASYTEEALSALHAASLQPAAVAELHDLARKLTDRTS; this is translated from the coding sequence GTGACTCAAAGCCCGCATCTGGTCAATCAGGTCGACACCGAAATCGCCGAATTTCTCGCGTCTCGTGAACCTATTCTCGCCTCCATCGGCGATGAGCTGACCTCATTCACGAATTTCTCCCGGTATCTTCTCAGCGGCGGTAAACGATTCCGAGCTCGCTTCTGTATCGCGGGCTGGTCCGCCACCGCCGAGGCCGGTTCTCGAGCGGAGGAGAATGCTCTGGTGCGGTTGTCCGCAGCGCTCGAGGTGTTCCACGCCGCGGCGCTCGTGCACGACGACATCATCGACAAGTCGGACACACGCCGCGGCATGCCCGCAGCGCACAGGCGATTCGCCAGCCTGCACGTCGACGGCGGTTACGTGGGCGATCCGGATGCCTTCGGCTCGGCGAGCGCGATATTGATGGGCGATCTGCTGCTCGGCTGGAGTGACGAGCTCGTCGATTCAGCGCTCGACAGCTTGTCCTCCCGAGAGGCCGCCACCCTCACTCGCGCGGAGTTCAATCGCATGCGCACGGAAGTGACCCTCGGCCAGTACCTCGACATCCTCGAGGAGAACGCCTGGCCCACGGTGCCCGAGACGGACACACTCGCCCGCGCCGAGCGCGTCATGACCTACAAGTCGGCGAAGTACAGCGTGGAGGCACCCCTCGCCCTCGGCGCCCTCCTCGGTGGAGCGACCGCAGCGCAACTCGATTCACTCCGCGCCTTCGGACTCCCCCTCGGCCTCGCATTCCAACTGCGGGACGACGTTCTCGGAGTCTTCGGAGACACCGAGGTGACGGGCAAGCCGAGCGGAGACGATCTGCGAGAAGGCAAGCGCACGGTACTCGTCGCACTCGCTCGTCAAACGATGACGCCCGACGAGCGAGCGCACTTCGACGGCGCACTCGGCAACCCCGCCCTCACAGGCGACCAGATCGTGTCGCTTCAGCAGATCATCAGATCGAGCGGCGCGCTAGACCGGGCGGAGTCGACAATCGCCTCATACACCGAGGAGGCCCTCAGCGCACTTCACGCCGCCTCGCTGCAACCCGCGGCCGTGGCGGAACTGCATGACCTGGCCAGAAAGCTCACCGACCGCACGTCGTGA
- a CDS encoding DUF3040 domain-containing protein — translation MPLSEQEQKLLDEMERSLYHNDADFVSAVNAGRGRLNYGALVLGILLAVLGLVVVIVGVIIHLPVVGLVGFAGMFAGVLLALRPAKGGIAQRPSSGPRTAQSATAPANKAHLMDRLNERWDKRQDRDE, via the coding sequence ATGCCGCTTTCCGAGCAGGAGCAGAAGCTTCTAGATGAGATGGAGCGCAGTCTCTATCACAACGATGCTGATTTCGTATCGGCGGTCAACGCAGGTCGGGGAAGACTGAACTACGGTGCCCTGGTTCTGGGCATTCTTCTTGCCGTGCTCGGCCTTGTCGTCGTCATAGTCGGAGTGATCATCCACCTGCCCGTCGTGGGCCTCGTCGGATTTGCGGGGATGTTCGCCGGAGTGCTGTTGGCCCTGCGTCCAGCCAAGGGCGGCATCGCCCAGCGCCCGTCGTCCGGACCGCGCACCGCCCAGTCCGCCACAGCGCCGGCCAACAAGGCCCACCTCATGGACAGGTTGAACGAGCGCTGGGACAAGCGTCAAGACCGCGACGAGTAG
- the mraZ gene encoding division/cell wall cluster transcriptional repressor MraZ, protein MFLGTYAPKLDDKGRIIMPAKFRDELEGGIVLTRGQEHCVYVFSSAEFEELHNKIRQAPVTSKQARDYMRVFLSGADASVPDKQNRVTIPAHLRSYAGLERELVVIGAGSRAEIWDAEAWNTYLAEQEAAFSETDEEVIPGLF, encoded by the coding sequence ATGTTCCTTGGCACGTACGCTCCCAAACTCGACGACAAGGGCCGCATCATCATGCCGGCCAAGTTCCGCGACGAACTCGAGGGCGGCATCGTGCTGACTCGAGGACAGGAGCACTGCGTGTACGTGTTCAGCTCCGCCGAGTTCGAGGAGCTGCACAACAAGATCCGCCAGGCGCCCGTCACGAGCAAGCAGGCCCGCGACTACATGCGTGTATTCCTCTCTGGCGCCGACGCGTCCGTTCCCGACAAGCAGAATCGGGTGACCATCCCTGCACATCTCCGCAGCTATGCGGGCCTCGAGCGTGAACTCGTCGTCATCGGCGCAGGCTCGCGGGCTGAGATCTGGGATGCCGAAGCATGGAACACCTACCTCGCCGAGCAGGAAGCGGCATTCTCCGAGACCGACGAGGAGGTGATCCCCGGCCTGTTCTAG
- the rsmH gene encoding 16S rRNA (cytosine(1402)-N(4))-methyltransferase RsmH, giving the protein MDDVTRIHTPVMLERCISVLGPALEKPGATLVDATLGLGGHAEAFLTRFPNLRFVGLDRDPQALALAEGRLAPFGDRVNLVRCVYDDIADAIDGLGIDSVDGILFDLGVSSMQLDRAERGFAYSKDAPLDMRMDQDGPVTAEMILADYSEADLRRIFRDYGEEKLADRYARRIVQSRAERPLVRSSELVDLLQRATPAALSRAGHPAKRVFQALRIEVNQELSVLERSIPASIASLAVGGRIVVMSYQSLEDRIVKRALQLLSTSTAPAGLPVELPQHKPELKLLVRGAELATEDEKSENPRATPVRFRAAERIRRAS; this is encoded by the coding sequence ATGGATGACGTCACACGGATCCACACTCCCGTCATGCTCGAACGCTGCATCAGCGTCTTGGGGCCGGCACTCGAGAAGCCCGGCGCAACGCTCGTGGATGCCACGCTCGGCCTCGGCGGTCATGCGGAGGCCTTCCTGACCCGGTTCCCTAACCTGAGGTTCGTCGGCCTCGACCGCGACCCGCAGGCTCTCGCCCTCGCCGAGGGCCGTCTCGCTCCTTTCGGCGACAGAGTCAACCTGGTGCGCTGCGTATACGACGACATCGCCGACGCGATCGATGGCCTCGGAATCGACTCGGTCGACGGCATCCTCTTCGACCTCGGCGTCTCGAGCATGCAGCTTGACAGAGCCGAGCGTGGATTCGCCTACTCCAAGGACGCGCCGCTCGATATGCGGATGGATCAAGACGGACCGGTGACGGCCGAGATGATCCTCGCGGACTACTCCGAGGCCGATCTGCGAAGGATCTTCAGGGACTACGGAGAAGAGAAGCTGGCTGATCGTTACGCCCGCAGAATCGTTCAGTCGCGAGCTGAACGTCCTCTCGTGCGTTCGTCCGAGCTCGTCGATCTCCTTCAGAGAGCCACACCGGCCGCGCTTTCGCGAGCGGGCCACCCCGCCAAGCGTGTCTTCCAGGCTCTGCGCATCGAGGTCAACCAGGAGCTCAGCGTCCTGGAGCGATCTATTCCTGCTTCCATCGCTTCCCTCGCGGTCGGCGGTCGGATCGTCGTGATGTCGTATCAGTCCCTCGAGGATCGCATCGTGAAGAGAGCTCTACAGCTACTGAGCACGTCAACGGCTCCCGCCGGACTGCCGGTCGAACTTCCCCAGCACAAGCCCGAGCTCAAGCTCCTCGTCCGCGGCGCCGAATTGGCGACCGAAGACGAGAAGTCCGAGAATCCGCGCGCCACCCCCGTACGATTTCGCGCCGCGGAACGCATCAGGAGAGCTTCATGA
- a CDS encoding penicillin-binding protein 2, translating to MRSTSRTTRGRVAIAVLIIMAVVSVFVVRLVDIQVVQADSLNTESLASRSDSTVTLGTRGDIVDANGVVLATSILRYAIEADPSAAESFKRPAADGSKTQVEVPKQQAVAELATAMKLDPAAITAILDADPTSRYALIAKSVDVSTYNAVRALDIPWLYYKADQSRSYPNGSVAGNIVGFVGGDGQAQAGTELTEDKCLAGTNGSEVTQTGEDGTGIPGSTVTTQQAVDGGTVQLTINSDLQYFAQEALAQRVTEVGAESGTVMVTEAKTGKILTAAEYPTVDPNNVDATDPEYRGAKVFSDPFEPGSTFKSITAASLIDAGAATTASQVLAPYEYKSGNAVIHDSFFHDPMRWTLTGVIEQSSNTGISMLSNNMPIDQRWDYMRKFHLGQQTEVGFVGEDSGDILPGGVAGPSDLDDQTVYNTTFGQGLTVTAVQLASAYQAIANNGVRLPVELFEGCKHDDGSVTDAPAASTGEQVISAQAAQDTVHMMESVATTGYAASALKIPGYRVSAKTGTAEMSNGDGAYGGAYLTSMAGMAPSDDPQYVVSVTIRKPVTITSGLAAAPVFQKVMSQALKTYRVQPSTVPAPNLPTTY from the coding sequence GTGAGATCGACCAGCAGAACCACCCGCGGCCGCGTCGCGATCGCCGTGCTCATCATCATGGCGGTCGTATCGGTCTTCGTCGTCCGTCTTGTGGACATCCAGGTCGTGCAGGCCGACAGCCTTAACACCGAGTCGCTGGCGAGCCGCTCCGACAGCACCGTCACGCTGGGAACGCGAGGCGACATCGTCGATGCCAACGGCGTCGTGCTCGCTACGAGCATCCTGCGCTATGCCATCGAGGCGGATCCGTCCGCCGCCGAATCGTTCAAGCGGCCTGCGGCCGATGGCTCCAAGACTCAGGTCGAGGTTCCGAAGCAGCAGGCCGTCGCTGAGCTCGCCACGGCGATGAAGCTCGATCCCGCAGCGATTACCGCCATTCTCGACGCTGATCCGACATCGCGGTACGCCCTCATAGCCAAGTCGGTCGATGTTTCCACCTACAACGCCGTTCGCGCCCTCGACATCCCCTGGCTGTACTACAAGGCTGACCAGTCGCGTTCGTACCCGAACGGAAGCGTCGCGGGCAACATCGTGGGATTCGTCGGAGGCGACGGTCAGGCCCAGGCGGGTACCGAGCTCACAGAGGACAAGTGTCTCGCCGGTACGAATGGCAGCGAGGTGACCCAGACCGGAGAGGACGGCACGGGGATTCCCGGGTCCACCGTCACCACCCAGCAGGCCGTCGACGGTGGCACCGTACAGCTGACCATCAACAGTGACCTTCAGTACTTCGCTCAGGAGGCGTTGGCTCAACGGGTCACCGAGGTCGGTGCAGAGTCCGGCACCGTCATGGTGACGGAGGCCAAGACCGGAAAGATCCTGACGGCCGCCGAATACCCCACGGTCGATCCGAACAACGTCGATGCGACAGACCCCGAGTATCGGGGAGCGAAAGTATTCAGCGACCCGTTCGAGCCGGGTTCGACGTTCAAGTCGATCACGGCGGCCTCTCTCATCGACGCGGGAGCCGCGACGACCGCTAGCCAGGTGCTCGCCCCCTACGAGTACAAGTCAGGCAATGCCGTCATCCACGACTCGTTCTTCCACGATCCCATGCGGTGGACCCTGACGGGTGTCATCGAGCAGTCTTCCAATACCGGCATCTCGATGCTCAGCAACAACATGCCGATCGACCAGCGGTGGGACTACATGCGCAAGTTCCACCTGGGCCAGCAGACAGAGGTGGGTTTCGTCGGAGAGGACTCGGGCGACATCCTGCCCGGCGGTGTGGCCGGACCGAGTGATCTCGACGACCAGACCGTGTACAACACCACATTCGGTCAGGGCCTGACCGTCACGGCAGTGCAGCTCGCCAGCGCCTATCAGGCCATTGCGAACAACGGTGTGCGCCTGCCCGTAGAGCTGTTCGAGGGGTGTAAGCACGACGATGGCAGCGTCACTGACGCGCCGGCAGCGTCGACGGGTGAGCAGGTCATCTCCGCGCAGGCTGCCCAGGACACGGTGCACATGATGGAGTCCGTGGCCACCACCGGGTATGCGGCGAGCGCACTCAAGATCCCCGGCTACCGTGTGTCGGCGAAGACCGGAACGGCCGAGATGAGCAACGGTGACGGCGCCTACGGCGGTGCATACCTCACATCGATGGCGGGCATGGCTCCCTCGGATGATCCGCAGTACGTCGTTTCGGTCACCATCCGGAAGCCCGTTACCATTACATCTGGACTGGCGGCAGCGCCGGTCTTCCAGAAGGTGATGTCGCAGGCGCTGAAGACATACCGGGTGCAGCCGTCAACGGTTCCCGCGCCGAACTTGCCCACTACGTACTGA
- a CDS encoding Mur ligase family protein has translation MKEPSVSDRVSQGMRPEHPIARSLSQLAAEFALEHRGEFVPDSVSGISLTSKDVYPGDLYVGLPGRNVHGAAFSRQAAESGAVAVLTDAEGADLAADSGLPVIVTAEPRQALGAVSAWIYRTLENPPTLFGVTGTNGKTSVTYILDAILRQLGIVAGFSTTAERGIGAERIPSTLTTPEATEMHALLARMREAEVRSVIIEVSAQALTRHRIDGIVFDVVGFTNLSHDHLDDYGRMEDYFDAKRVLFEPDRARRGVVLVDGEWGARLADESRIPVTTVSTRSDVAADWSVTILEETVDFTRFRIEGPDHRALVTSIPILGRFMAENAALAIVMLVESGYDLEAIAHALDRDGGIDAFVPGRAERVSGDEGPRVYIDYGHSPDAFSSALESLRRVTDGRVIMVFGADGDRDTTKRAEMASIAARLADVVVITDYNPRFEDPSSIRTVLLDAARLARPDVELYEVADPRLAFRQALSVARQGDVILHAGPGHEDYQEVAGEKIPYSARDEARLALQEHGWL, from the coding sequence ATGAAGGAGCCATCTGTGTCGGATCGGGTTTCGCAGGGAATGCGCCCGGAGCATCCGATCGCACGGTCCCTCTCCCAGCTCGCGGCCGAGTTCGCACTCGAGCACCGAGGCGAGTTCGTGCCCGATTCCGTGAGCGGAATCAGCCTGACCTCGAAGGACGTCTATCCCGGCGATCTTTATGTGGGTCTGCCCGGTCGGAACGTGCACGGTGCGGCGTTCTCACGCCAGGCTGCCGAGAGCGGTGCGGTCGCCGTTCTCACCGATGCCGAAGGCGCCGACCTCGCAGCAGACAGCGGACTTCCTGTGATCGTCACCGCCGAACCCCGACAGGCACTCGGAGCCGTATCGGCGTGGATCTACCGAACGCTCGAGAACCCGCCCACCCTGTTCGGAGTCACCGGTACGAACGGTAAGACGAGCGTCACCTACATCCTGGATGCCATCTTGCGTCAGCTCGGGATCGTGGCGGGCTTCAGCACCACTGCCGAGCGGGGCATAGGCGCGGAGCGCATCCCCAGCACGCTGACTACTCCCGAGGCCACGGAGATGCACGCTCTTCTCGCGCGGATGCGCGAGGCGGAGGTGCGTTCAGTGATCATCGAGGTGTCGGCCCAGGCGCTCACGCGTCACCGCATCGACGGGATCGTCTTTGACGTCGTCGGCTTCACCAACCTCTCGCACGACCACCTCGACGACTACGGCCGCATGGAGGACTACTTCGACGCGAAGCGTGTGCTCTTCGAGCCAGACAGGGCTCGTCGTGGGGTCGTTCTCGTCGATGGCGAGTGGGGTGCCCGCCTCGCCGATGAGTCGCGGATCCCCGTGACCACGGTGTCGACGAGGTCCGATGTGGCCGCCGACTGGTCGGTCACCATCCTCGAGGAGACGGTCGACTTCACTCGGTTCCGCATCGAGGGTCCCGACCATCGTGCGCTCGTCACCAGCATTCCCATCCTCGGTCGGTTCATGGCCGAGAACGCCGCACTCGCGATAGTCATGCTCGTGGAATCGGGCTACGACCTCGAGGCCATAGCCCACGCCCTCGACAGGGACGGCGGAATCGACGCCTTCGTTCCCGGGCGCGCCGAGCGCGTCTCCGGCGACGAAGGTCCGCGGGTCTATATCGACTACGGCCACAGCCCGGACGCGTTCTCGAGTGCGCTCGAGTCCCTGCGGCGGGTGACCGACGGCCGCGTGATCATGGTGTTCGGGGCCGACGGCGATCGCGACACCACGAAGCGCGCCGAGATGGCCTCGATCGCCGCGAGGTTGGCCGACGTCGTGGTGATCACGGACTACAACCCGAGGTTCGAGGACCCTTCCTCTATCAGGACGGTGCTGCTCGACGCGGCCCGTCTGGCGCGGCCCGACGTCGAACTGTACGAAGTAGCCGATCCCCGCCTCGCCTTCAGGCAGGCGCTGTCGGTGGCGCGGCAGGGTGACGTCATCCTTCACGCGGGCCCAGGACACGAGGACTATCAAGAAGTCGCGGGGGAGAAGATTCCCTACTCCGCACGAGACGAAGCACGGCTCGCCCTGCAGGAACATGGATGGCTCTGA
- the murF gene encoding UDP-N-acetylmuramoyl-tripeptide--D-alanyl-D-alanine ligase: MLELTLSDLARITGGRILIPDSARDAGISANSTVSGAVDTDSREITAGGIFVAKPGEFSDGFLFIDKAVAAGAALVIAERASEASVAQIIVDDAVLALGALATEVVRLVRERGLLRIVGITGSNGKTTTKNLLTAILERRGETIAPRDSFNNEVGAPLTMLKLTPDSQFLVAEMGASGPGEITRLVRMAKPDVGVVLTVGLAHAGEFGGIETTLATKTEMVSDLLSTDVAVLNVDDARVASMADKTDARVVWFGLGEGARVRATDISAHAAGTDFTITLASGESRPVHFRVLGEHHVTNALAAAAAAESLGVGIDDIVTALESVVRAERWRMEVLGGNEVVVINDAYNASPDSMVAGLKTLVQIATPDNRKVAVLGEMSELGEFALEEHDRIGRMIVRLGIEKLIVVGEGARALHLAATHEGSWDGESQFVATADEAYDALAPDLRPGDIVFVKSSNSAGLRFLGDRLGELFV; the protein is encoded by the coding sequence ATGCTCGAACTCACACTGTCGGATCTCGCCCGGATCACCGGCGGGCGCATCCTCATTCCCGACTCCGCGCGCGACGCGGGCATATCGGCGAACTCCACGGTTTCCGGTGCCGTAGACACCGACTCCCGCGAGATCACCGCGGGGGGCATCTTCGTGGCGAAGCCGGGCGAGTTCAGCGACGGATTTCTCTTCATCGACAAGGCCGTGGCCGCCGGCGCCGCGCTCGTGATCGCTGAGCGCGCATCCGAAGCTTCCGTCGCCCAGATCATCGTCGATGATGCCGTGCTCGCGCTCGGCGCCCTCGCCACCGAGGTGGTTCGGCTCGTGCGTGAGCGAGGACTCCTGCGCATCGTCGGTATCACCGGTTCCAACGGCAAGACCACGACGAAGAATCTTCTCACCGCAATTCTCGAACGACGTGGTGAGACCATCGCCCCTCGAGACTCGTTCAACAACGAGGTCGGCGCTCCGCTCACCATGCTCAAGCTGACGCCGGACTCGCAGTTCCTCGTCGCAGAGATGGGCGCATCCGGCCCGGGCGAGATCACTCGTCTCGTGCGCATGGCGAAGCCCGATGTCGGCGTGGTTCTCACCGTCGGACTCGCCCACGCCGGCGAGTTCGGTGGCATCGAGACGACCCTGGCCACCAAGACCGAAATGGTGTCCGACCTTCTGAGCACCGATGTCGCCGTTCTCAACGTCGACGATGCCAGGGTCGCCAGCATGGCCGACAAGACGGATGCGCGGGTCGTGTGGTTCGGGCTCGGTGAGGGCGCTCGAGTGCGAGCGACCGACATCTCCGCGCACGCTGCGGGTACCGACTTCACAATCACCCTGGCGTCTGGCGAGTCGCGCCCCGTGCATTTCCGCGTGCTCGGCGAGCACCACGTGACCAACGCCCTCGCCGCTGCCGCTGCCGCCGAGAGCCTCGGCGTCGGAATCGACGACATCGTGACAGCGTTGGAGAGCGTCGTGCGCGCTGAGCGATGGCGAATGGAGGTACTCGGCGGCAACGAGGTCGTCGTTATCAACGACGCCTACAACGCCAGCCCGGATTCCATGGTCGCCGGTCTGAAGACATTGGTCCAGATCGCTACCCCCGACAATCGCAAGGTGGCCGTTCTCGGAGAGATGAGCGAGCTCGGCGAGTTCGCACTCGAGGAGCACGACCGCATCGGCCGCATGATCGTGCGGCTCGGCATCGAGAAGCTGATCGTCGTGGGCGAAGGAGCGCGTGCGCTGCACCTCGCGGCGACGCACGAGGGCTCGTGGGATGGCGAGTCGCAATTCGTGGCCACCGCCGACGAGGCGTATGACGCCCTGGCGCCAGATCTGAGGCCGGGCGACATCGTGTTCGTCAAGTCGTCGAACTCCGCCGGGCTGAGGTTCCTCGGCGACCGCCTCGGGGAGCTCTTCGTATGA
- the mraY gene encoding phospho-N-acetylmuramoyl-pentapeptide-transferase yields the protein MKTLLAAGALSMGFSLFMTPVFIRLFKRLAWGQFINIDGPETHHVKRGTPTMGGIVIVLATLFGYFVALLLTQRGVSISALLVLFLMVGLAVVGFIDDFIKTHRKRSLGLGPAAKLIGQIVVGVAFAILALNFPDQNGVTPASTAISIVRDTHIDFDMLVIPTVIVIAFVIWVCVIVMATSNGVNLTDGLDGLAPGSSILAIGAFVFIGFWQDSQNCFNPHLASDALGKCYEVRDPLDLAIIAAAIVGALIGFLWWNTNPAKIFLGDTGSLALGGALAALAILSRTELLLIVIGGIFVIVAGQVVIQLTYFKLTKGKRIWLASPLHHHFEVKGWAEVTIVVRFWIIAGLLVAAGVGSFYLEWISR from the coding sequence ATGAAAACCTTGCTCGCAGCCGGGGCCCTATCAATGGGCTTCTCACTCTTTATGACCCCCGTCTTCATCAGGCTCTTCAAACGACTGGCCTGGGGTCAGTTCATCAACATAGACGGCCCTGAGACGCACCACGTCAAGCGCGGAACGCCGACCATGGGCGGAATCGTCATCGTGCTCGCCACGCTGTTCGGCTATTTCGTCGCTCTCCTCCTCACCCAACGCGGCGTCTCCATCTCGGCGCTCCTCGTGCTCTTCCTGATGGTTGGACTCGCTGTCGTCGGATTCATCGACGACTTCATCAAGACGCATCGAAAGCGCAGCCTGGGTCTCGGTCCGGCCGCCAAGCTCATCGGACAGATTGTCGTCGGCGTCGCTTTCGCGATTCTCGCGCTGAACTTTCCCGACCAGAATGGGGTGACCCCGGCCTCCACGGCGATCTCGATCGTGCGCGACACGCACATCGACTTCGACATGCTCGTCATACCGACGGTCATCGTGATCGCGTTCGTGATCTGGGTCTGTGTGATCGTCATGGCGACCTCGAACGGAGTCAACCTCACCGACGGCCTCGACGGTCTCGCGCCCGGCTCCAGCATCCTCGCGATCGGGGCTTTCGTCTTCATCGGCTTCTGGCAGGACAGCCAGAACTGCTTCAACCCGCATCTCGCCTCAGATGCGCTCGGCAAGTGCTACGAAGTGCGCGACCCACTGGATCTTGCCATAATCGCGGCCGCCATCGTCGGAGCGTTGATCGGTTTTCTCTGGTGGAACACCAACCCGGCGAAGATCTTCCTCGGCGACACCGGCTCTCTCGCGCTGGGCGGCGCACTCGCCGCTCTTGCCATCCTGAGCCGCACCGAGCTCCTGCTCATCGTCATCGGCGGCATCTTCGTGATCGTGGCTGGCCAGGTTGTCATTCAGCTCACCTACTTCAAACTCACCAAGGGCAAGCGCATCTGGCTGGCGAGTCCGCTGCATCATCACTTCGAGGTGAAGGGCTGGGCCGAGGTCACGATCGTGGTGAGGTTCTGGATCATCGCCGGACTCCTCGTCGCGGCGGGCGTCGGCTCGTTCTACCTCGAATGGATCTCTCGTTGA
- the murD gene encoding UDP-N-acetylmuramoyl-L-alanine--D-glutamate ligase — MTAVDGHDGSSRTDALTSWTSEWAGLRVGVLGLGVTGFSVADTLAELRSDVLVVAEKVDERYRLMLDVIGARLVQAVPLAVVPDELVALDPELLIVSPGFHPDHPVITWALERGIPVWGDVELAWRLRDKVGTPGSGSEPAEWIAVTGTNGKTTTVQLTAAMLAAGGLRVAPCGNIGVPVLDAVRDPQGFDVFVVELSSYQLHSTSSMSPWAAVCLNVAEDHLDWHGSMEAYVAAKARVYANTRTACVYNRADARTREMVEQADVVEGARAIGFDLGVPGPSDVGIVDGILVDRAFHDDRHSEALEITTVSELESVGLGAPHTVADVLAASALARSVGVSLSAIRDALAAFRLDRHRIEVVATADGIAWIDDSKATNPHAASASLSAFPSVVWIAGGLLKGVDIEPLVRQRAGGLRGVVLLGEDRTALLDAFQRHAPHLPLHEARGTETKTVMSVAVELAAALARPGDVVLLAPAAASMDQFIDYSDRGDRFASAVRNYLGSDPTDDNTPDGAAPSNGSGQHSD; from the coding sequence TTGACGGCTGTGGACGGCCACGATGGATCGTCGCGCACGGATGCGCTCACGAGCTGGACTTCAGAATGGGCGGGTCTGAGGGTCGGTGTCCTCGGCCTTGGCGTGACCGGGTTCTCTGTGGCGGACACCCTGGCCGAGCTGCGCAGTGACGTTCTCGTCGTCGCAGAGAAGGTCGACGAGAGGTACCGCCTGATGCTCGACGTCATCGGCGCCCGGCTCGTTCAGGCAGTGCCGCTGGCGGTTGTCCCCGACGAACTGGTGGCGCTCGATCCGGAACTGCTGATCGTGTCTCCGGGATTCCACCCGGATCATCCCGTGATCACGTGGGCGCTCGAGCGGGGCATCCCGGTGTGGGGCGACGTCGAGCTGGCCTGGAGGCTGCGAGACAAGGTCGGCACTCCCGGGTCCGGCAGCGAACCCGCCGAATGGATCGCGGTCACCGGCACCAACGGCAAAACGACGACGGTGCAGCTGACGGCGGCGATGCTCGCGGCGGGCGGGCTCCGCGTCGCGCCCTGCGGCAACATCGGAGTTCCGGTTCTCGACGCCGTGCGTGACCCACAGGGCTTCGACGTCTTCGTCGTGGAGCTCTCGAGCTACCAGCTGCACTCCACATCGAGCATGTCGCCGTGGGCGGCCGTCTGCCTCAACGTGGCGGAGGATCACCTCGACTGGCACGGCTCGATGGAGGCATACGTCGCGGCGAAGGCTCGTGTGTATGCGAACACCCGCACTGCCTGCGTTTACAACCGGGCCGACGCGAGAACGCGCGAGATGGTCGAGCAGGCCGACGTCGTCGAAGGCGCGAGGGCGATCGGCTTCGACCTCGGTGTTCCTGGTCCGAGTGACGTAGGAATCGTCGACGGCATCCTGGTCGACAGGGCCTTCCACGACGACCGTCACAGCGAAGCACTCGAGATCACCACAGTATCCGAGCTCGAATCCGTCGGACTCGGTGCGCCGCACACCGTTGCAGATGTCCTTGCGGCGAGCGCACTGGCACGCAGCGTGGGTGTGTCGCTCTCGGCGATCCGGGATGCCTTGGCGGCCTTCCGCCTGGACCGTCACCGGATTGAGGTCGTCGCGACCGCCGACGGCATCGCGTGGATCGACGATTCGAAGGCAACGAACCCTCACGCTGCGTCCGCCTCGCTCAGCGCATTCCCCTCTGTCGTGTGGATCGCGGGCGGCCTGCTCAAGGGAGTCGATATCGAGCCACTCGTGCGGCAACGCGCCGGCGGGCTTCGAGGCGTCGTCCTCCTCGGCGAGGATCGCACCGCCCTCCTCGATGCATTCCAGCGACACGCGCCGCACCTTCCCCTGCATGAGGCACGAGGCACGGAGACTAAGACCGTGATGTCGGTGGCTGTCGAGCTGGCAGCAGCTCTGGCAAGACCCGGCGACGTTGTGCTTCTCGCTCCTGCGGCGGCATCGATGGATCAGTTCATCGACTACTCCGACCGGGGCGACCGCTTCGCATCCGCCGTTCGCAACTACCTGGGAAGTGATCCGACTGACGACAACACGCCCGACGGTGCGGCCCCCTCAAACGGCTCCGGGCAGCACAGCGACTAA